The proteins below are encoded in one region of Aeromonas jandaei:
- the aguA gene encoding agmatine deiminase, producing MSIKTINSTPAADGFTMPAEWAHQQAVWMIWPFRPDNWRVAGRFAQETFAKVADAIGGATPVFMGVPAQFMEQARAIMPAHVTLVEMDSDDCWARDTGPTIVTNAAGECRGVDWGFNAWGGHKGGLYYPWNQDEEVAAQMLTQHEMARYDAPLILEGGSIHVDGEGTCLTTAECLLNENRNPHLTKEQIEAHLRDYLGVTSFIWLDEGVYMDETDGHIDNMCCFVRPGEVALHWTDDQNDPQYARSVAALKVLEAAVDAKGRKLKVWKLPQPGPLFCTEEESAGVESGTGVPREAEGRLAGSYVNFLITNDRIVYPLLDAATDGEAQRILEEIFPDHSVVGVPAREILLGGGNIHCITQQIPSGK from the coding sequence ATGAGCATCAAGACCATTAACTCCACGCCGGCCGCCGACGGCTTCACCATGCCCGCCGAGTGGGCGCACCAGCAGGCCGTCTGGATGATCTGGCCGTTTCGCCCGGACAACTGGCGCGTAGCCGGTCGCTTCGCGCAAGAGACCTTCGCCAAGGTGGCCGATGCCATCGGTGGTGCCACCCCGGTCTTTATGGGTGTACCGGCCCAGTTTATGGAGCAGGCCCGCGCCATCATGCCCGCTCACGTCACCCTGGTCGAAATGGACAGCGATGACTGCTGGGCCCGCGATACCGGCCCGACCATCGTTACCAACGCTGCCGGCGAGTGCCGTGGCGTGGATTGGGGCTTCAACGCCTGGGGGGGTCACAAGGGCGGTCTCTACTACCCGTGGAATCAGGATGAGGAAGTGGCAGCCCAGATGCTGACCCAACACGAGATGGCTCGCTACGATGCGCCGCTGATTCTGGAAGGGGGCTCCATCCACGTGGATGGCGAAGGTACCTGCCTGACCACCGCCGAGTGCCTGCTCAACGAAAACCGCAACCCGCACCTGACCAAAGAGCAGATCGAAGCTCACCTGCGCGACTATCTGGGCGTCACCAGCTTTATCTGGCTGGACGAAGGCGTTTACATGGACGAAACCGACGGCCACATCGACAACATGTGCTGCTTCGTCCGTCCGGGTGAAGTGGCCCTGCACTGGACTGACGATCAGAACGATCCCCAGTACGCCCGCTCCGTGGCCGCCCTCAAGGTGCTGGAAGCGGCGGTCGATGCCAAGGGTCGCAAGCTGAAAGTGTGGAAGCTGCCCCAGCCGGGCCCGCTGTTCTGCACTGAAGAGGAGTCTGCCGGCGTCGAGAGCGGTACCGGCGTGCCGCGCGAGGCAGAAGGCCGTCTGGCCGGTTCCTACGTGAACTTCCTCATCACCAACGATCGCATCGTCTATCCGCTGCTGGATGCCGCCACCGATGGCGAAGCCCAGCGTATTCTGGAAGAGATCTTCCCGGATCACTCCGTGGTCGGCGTACCGGCCCGCGAGATCCTGCTGGGCGGTGGCAATATTCACTGCATTACCCAGCAGATTCCCTCCGGCAAATAA